The Pseudanabaena galeata CCNP1313 genome includes a region encoding these proteins:
- a CDS encoding NADH-quinone oxidoreductase subunit J, with translation MSNIGLGDGSQTVSLVVLAAMLTASAMGVVLLQNVVYAAFLLGATFISVAGLYLLLNADFVAAAQVLIYVGAVNILILFAIMLVNKRQDYQDVKYGALRSVVTGVVCLGLFGLLGATVISTNWAVTPTIAKLPSTMVVIGQHFFSDYLLPFELASILLLVSLIGAIVLARRELVPDAVKVGQVDEDSLELLEKPKEQLVASK, from the coding sequence ATGAGTAATATCGGTCTAGGTGATGGTTCACAAACCGTGTCTTTGGTTGTTTTAGCTGCAATGCTAACGGCTTCGGCTATGGGTGTGGTGCTGTTGCAAAATGTCGTCTATGCAGCTTTTCTGCTCGGCGCAACTTTTATCAGTGTTGCAGGACTATATCTATTGCTCAATGCTGATTTTGTGGCGGCGGCTCAAGTCCTCATTTATGTTGGGGCTGTCAATATTTTGATCCTGTTTGCGATCATGTTGGTCAACAAGCGCCAAGACTACCAAGATGTCAAATATGGAGCTTTACGCAGTGTTGTGACTGGTGTCGTTTGTTTAGGACTATTTGGATTGCTAGGAGCCACTGTCATTTCGACAAACTGGGCTGTTACTCCAACGATCGCTAAATTACCTTCGACAATGGTGGTGATTGGTCAGCACTTCTTCAGCGATTACTTACTGCCCTTTGAATTGGCATCGATTTTGCTGTTGGTTTCCCTAATTGGCGCGATCGTGTTGGCGCGTCGTGAGCTTGTACCTGATGCTGTGAAAGTGGGTCAAGTTGATGAAGACTCACTAGAGTTATTAGAAAAGCCCAAAGAGCAACTTGTTGCTTCTAAATAG
- the nuoK gene encoding NADH-quinone oxidoreductase subunit NuoK — protein sequence MSLEPFLIIAAALFCIGIYGLITSRNAVRVLMSVELMLNAVNLNLMAFSNFLDSASIRGQVFTIFVISIAAAEAAVGLAIVLSIYRSRDTVDMEQFNLLRW from the coding sequence ATGTCTTTAGAACCTTTTTTGATTATTGCGGCTGCACTTTTTTGTATTGGCATCTATGGATTAATTACCAGTCGTAATGCTGTGCGCGTATTAATGTCGGTGGAGCTAATGTTAAATGCCGTTAATCTGAATCTGATGGCTTTTTCTAACTTCTTGGATTCAGCGAGCATTCGTGGTCAAGTATTTACCATTTTTGTCATCTCGATCGCTGCTGCCGAAGCCGCCGTTGGTCTGGCGATCGTCCTATCGATTTATCGGAGTCGTGACACCGTGGATATGGAGCAATTTAACTTACTACGTTGGTAA